From Paraglaciecola sp. L1A13:
AACAAGCCAAGTCAGCGGGAATTTTACTCGCTGAACAACGCTCATAAAATCCCCTGCTTGGGGCGTTATACGTTTTTCAGATTGAGGTGATATGGAAATCAAAGTAGATATATATTCGAACAAGATGGTGCTAAGTTCTGAAGGTCGTAAAATGACGTTTCATTCTAAAGAGCCTTTTACAACCACTAGGCTACTTATCGGTAAATTTTTTGTAGCAGAAAGCTGTCTCAAAAATGCGGTTAAAGAATTCGGTGCAATTGGCTTTTTTAAGCGCGCGCCTAAAATTATTATTCAACCTCATGAGTATCTCGAAGGTGGTTTATCTGAAATAGAAGATCGAGTCCTCCGTGAAATTGCGCTTGGTGCAGGTGCTAGAGAAGTTCATGTAGTGGTGTAATAAACGTATAACAAGTTTATTAAATATCGTTACGGCCAAACAACGGCCTTCACTGGACGCGCAAAAATCGCGCGCCATTTATAAAAAGCGTTAGCTACTAGCACACGGAAAACTTATGGACGATAACTATAAAGATATAGAGAAAGAGCTTTTATTTCGCAAAGCAAGGATGGAGAATGAGCGTCTTTTAGAAATGCGATATTACGAAGAGAAAAAACAAAGACAACGTAGAGTCACTCTCGTAATAATCTCTCTTTTAGCTCCTGTTTTTATAATCACAGGGAAATTTTTTGATTTTCCAGAATCATACAAACTTTTGTCATATGGGTTTATTGGCGTAGCCACCGTCCTAGCTTTTTTCATGTATTTACAGCCCGTTAGTTCAAGAAATAGAGAGTTTTTTGAAACGTCTTTACCAAATGACTTCAAGGAAGAATTTAATAACCTCCGCCATAGAAACCGAGAAATAGAAAAGCAAAACAATGATCTTAGAACTCGCTTTGAAAAAATTATCAAACAAATTCAAAGTGGCTCGGTTACTGGTGAATTGTTCGGCGAGTCGGATAAAGCAGAAATTCTAGATAAAATTCAAGCTAAGCTTGAATCAGAAGCCTTGGATGATTATCAAAAGAGCTTAGTTTCAGTAATTAATGAGCAGCTTCGTTCAAAAGGGCAAGAAGAAGTATTTACTCAAATTTCTTCTCGTTTAGAGGGAGAGGTTCAAAACTTAGCAAAAAGAGGAAATGTTAATCTTATCCTAGGTATCTTTACAACTCTTACTGGCCTAGGAATACTTGGATACTCAGTTTTTGAAGCGCCCCTAATGACAAATGCAATAGAGATTGCGTCTCATTTTGTACCTAGGCTCTCCCTTGTTATTTTAATTGAGGTGTTTGCTTACTTTTTTTTGAAATTATACAAACAAAGCTTGTCAGAGATTAAATATTTTCAAAATGAAATTACAAATATTGAAAGTAAATATCTAGGTTTAAGGCTTTCTATAGAATCTGGAAATAACGAAATTACTGAAAAAGTTGTAGATAACTTGATAAAAACAGAGAGAAACTTTGTCTTAGAAAAAGGTCAATCTACGGTAGAGATTGAAAGATCCAAAATTGAACAGCAAAAAAGCTCAGAGCTATTAAAGATTCTCGATTCAGTTACATCAAAATTAAAGTAGCTAACAAGTTGCTTAAACGGAAAAATAACAGTTGGCCATCGCTTCGCGATTATAGCCAACCATTATTTTCCGCTTAGCAAGGCGTTAATGACCGCTTATCGCTCATTTGAGACTGTCAGATTGTCAAAACAAACTTCAACTGCTGATGTCGTTGCGACAAAGTCGCTTGGTAATTAGACCGACACTATCCCTTGGTAATCACACTACTACAGCTGATAGACCTGCTTTGCTTGAAATCATGATAGATTCACACAGGAACAATCGCTCTCTCACGAGACGTTGCCTAATTATTGTCTAAGTTAGTGACCGCCACCCATAAACGATATAGCTTTATAAACAGCATTAAGACCTTCTAAACTTTGAGATGCTAGCTCAATCGGCTTCTTCCCCAGAAATGGTGAATTGTTATTTATCATGGTCATGAAACCGTAAACGTTCATTGGGTTAGAGAAAATGAGCCTGAGCTCTGCGTGAATATTGAGGATGAGTGATAAACGTTGTTCCAGGGCCGGAGATAAGTTCAGGGTTGAAGGTGAGTTAATGAAGCAGTCAAGGTCCGCATCTGATGCGAAACCAAGAATTGCGGTCTTTTCTGACGCTGTTAAGCCCCATCGATCAAGCAATGTGTTTATACCTACGATGACAGCAACCTTACCATTCTTATCCATCGGTCTGTTCCAGGTTATCTTACATATTCTCGGTCACTTATCATTCAGTAATTTGATAGCAAGTTTAAAGATTGAATCGTCACACGTAATCCAGAAACAGCTTAGTTTTTTTCTTGATCTCAATGCTCGAAGTTTACAGGCACCTGACTACCTTAGTAATCAGGCCGTCATTCCAGTCGCAAGTCTAAAAATAGAGTTTTCGACTCTCTTGATACCTTCCTCCGTTTGGCATAACTGGAGCGGTTTGGCGTCTAAACCCAAATTGTATTCAACGAACCATTTTTTTGCCCTACTTACCGAGCCAAAGTAGTTCGTCGCTAGGTACATTAAATCGGTTAGTTGCAAAAGGCGTTGCGCCGGTCCTGTATGAAGCCTGATAGGTTTACTGTAAATCTTCGTCGAAGTGCACCCAATGATACTGGCAAGTGTTTTGAGTGATATACCGTAGTCAGCCGCTAACTTTCTAATCGACTGAGACGTAAAGCTATAGTCAATTATCGCTTTTGGGGCCGTATCGATGCTCATATAAACCTCTCGCAGGGCGTTTCTCTCAGGCTAATCAGATAATGAGCGCTCACATTCACAGGCAAGCGTTGAGTATATAATGACAACTTCGATCTAAATTGTATTTTTCTAATAAACGAAACATCGGTGTATTTTAATCAAAATGGGTTGAAACCAGCTCAAGTGAGCCAGTTCCAAACTTTAATTCCAAGTTCCAAACTTTAATTCCAAGTTTCAAACTTTAATTCGATCGCACAATATGCCTACACTATCTACCAATTCTCACTCAACCGTTACGCTCTTTGCGAGGTTTCGTGGTTGGTCAACATCAGTGCCTTTGATTATGGCGACATAATAAGACAGCAACTGTAATGGCAATGTGTAAATAATCGGTGCTATCGCCGCCGCACAATGAGGCACATTGATTACGCGCATGGTCTTATCGCTTTTAAAGTGGGCTTCTTTATCAGCAAATACATACATGATGCCGCCTCGAGCGCGCACTTCTTCAACGTTGGATTTCAGCTTTTCGAGTAACTCGTTATTGGGGGCCACAACAATGACGGGCATCTCATCGTCAATCAGCGCTAATGGGCCATGTTTAAGCTCGCCTGACGCATACGCTTCGGCGTGAATATAGGAAATCTCTTTAAGTTTTAACGCGCCTTCCATCGCGATAGGGTATTGATCGCCACGGCCTAAGAACAAACTGTGTTGCTTGTCTGCGAACTCTTCGGCTAGGTCCTTAATGCCTTGCGTCAGACTTAAGGTTTCCTCTAATTTGCTTGGTAGACTGTGTAGCCCATCAACAATTGCTTTATGGTCAACGTCGCTCATACCGTT
This genomic window contains:
- a CDS encoding MbcA/ParS/Xre antitoxin family protein is translated as MSIDTAPKAIIDYSFTSQSIRKLAADYGISLKTLASIIGCTSTKIYSKPIRLHTGPAQRLLQLTDLMYLATNYFGSVSRAKKWFVEYNLGLDAKPLQLCQTEEGIKRVENSIFRLATGMTA